In a single window of the Jaculus jaculus isolate mJacJac1 chromosome 9, mJacJac1.mat.Y.cur, whole genome shotgun sequence genome:
- the LOC123463455 gene encoding fatty acid synthase-like isoform X2: MEEVVIAGMAGKLPESENLQEFWDNLIGGVDMITDDDRRWKAGIYGLPRRSGKLKDLSKFDATFFGVHPKQAHTMDPQLRLLLEVAYEAIVDGGINPASLRGTNTGVWVGVSGSEAAEALSRDPETLLGYSMVGCQRAMMANRLSFFFDFKGPSIALDSACSSSLLALQNAFQAIRSGECPAAIVGGINVLLKPNTSVQFMKLGMLSPEGACKAFDVSGNGYCRAEAVVAVLLTKKSMAQRIYATILNAGTNTDGFKEQGVTFPSGEAQEELIRSLYQPAGLCPESLEYIEAHGTGTKVGDPQEVNGIVRALCTSRHDPLLIGSTKSNMGHSEPASGLSALVKVLLSLEHGVWAPNLHFHDPNPEIPGLQNGQLKVVDQPLPVRGGNVAINSFGFGGSNVHVILQPNTQQPSAPAPHHALPRLLQACGRTEEAVQSLLEHGRQHSRNLTFVGMLNNISATSTSTMPFRGYTVLGVEGSVQEVQQVSASKRPLWFICSGMGTQWCRMGLSLMRLGSFRESILRSDDAVKPLGLKVSDLLLSTDENTFDDIVHAFVSLTAIQIALIDLLTSVGLKPDGIIGHSLGEVACGYADGCLSQREAVLAAYWRGQCIKEANLPPGTMAAVGLSWEECKQRCPPGVVPACHNSEDTVTISGPQATVSEFVEQLKQEGVFAKEVRTGGLAFHSYFMEGIAPTLLKALKKVIVEPRPRSSRWLSTSIPEAQWHSSLARTSSAEYNVNNLVSPVLFQEALWHIPEHAVVLEIAPHALLQAVLRRGVKPSCTIIPLMKKDQKDNLEFFLTHLGKVHLTGIDVNPDALFPPVELPAPRGTPLISPHIKWDHSQTWDVPAAGDFPNGSNSSSATVYNIDASPESADHYLVDHYIDGRVIFPATGYLCLVWKTLARSLGLSPEQMPVVFEDVTLHQATILPKTGTVPLEVRLLEASRAFEVSENGNLIVSGKVYQWEEPDAKVLTSEDPCSIDPAPVSHLTREDVYKELRLRGYSYGPHFQGILEASLEGECGKLLWKDNWVTFLDAMLQVSVLSSSQRTLRLPTRVTSIYIDPVAHLQKVYKLQGETQVVDVTTNLALGCTVAGGVRISQLHVTAVPRRQQEHLVPTLEKFSFTPYMETGCLSEDATLQEELQLCQGLAKALETKTPQQGLKVTVPGLEEPRQQGLPQLLTAARQLQLNGNLQLELGRTRALLAEDPLVCGLLNSQALKACVDTALENLPSLKMKVGEVLAAEGHLYSRIPALLNTQPMLQLDYTATDRSPQVLEGVQAKLQQHHVTQGQWDPVDPAPGNLGVFDLLVCNCAVAALGDAALALGNMAAALKEGGFLLLHTVLKGHTLGETLACLPSELQPGPSLLSQEEWESLFSRAALHLVGLKKSFYGSALFLCRRAVPQDSPIFFPVEDTSFQWVDSLKNVLASSSSRPVWLTATDCPTSGVVGLVTCLRREPGGQRIRCILLSNLSSGSPIPKMDPGSAELQKVLQGDLVMNVYRDGAWGAFRHFPLEQDKPEEQTAHAFVSVLTRGDLASIRWVCSPLRHAQPSSPEMQLCSVYYASLNFKDIMLATGKLPPEDIPGKRAVQDCTLGMEFSGRDSRGQRVMGLVPAEGLATSVMVTSDFLWDVPSNWTLEEAASVPVVYTTAYYALLVRGRMRRGESVLIHSGSGGVGQAAITIALSLGCRVFTTVGSAEKRAYLQARFPQLDDTSFANSRDTSFEQHVLRHTGGKGVNLVLNSLAEEKLQASVRCLAQHGRFLEIGKFDLSNNHPLGMGIFLKNVTFHGILLDTLFKHGDADWQEVSALLKAGIREGVVQPLKCTVFPKAQVEDAFRYMAQGKHIGKVLVQVCEEEPEAVVSGVQPTLMSAISKTFCPAHKSYIITGGLGGFGLELAQWLVWRGARKLVLTSRSGIRTGYQAKQVREWRRQGVHVLVSTSNVSSLEGARALIAEATQLGPVGGVFNLAMVLRDAMMENQTPESFQDVNKPKYRGTLNLDRVTREACPELDYFVAFSSVSCGRGNAGQTNYGFANSTMERICEQRRHDGLPGLAVQWGAIGDVGIILEAMGTNDTVIGGTLPQRIASCLEVLDLFLNQPHAVLSSFVLAEKKAVAHHDGEGQRDLVKAVAHILGIRDLTGVNLDSSLADLGLDSLMGVEVRQTLEREHDLVLPMREVRQLTLRKLQELSSRTSPAGEPTAPSSKGNHLAPKEALLNLSTLLVNPEGPTLTKLNTVQSSERPLFLVHPIEGSTTVFLSLASKLSVPTYGLQCTRAAPLDSIPSLAAYYIDCIKQVQPEGPYRLAGYSYGACVAFEMCSQLQAQQGLAPAHNSLFLFDGSHTYVVAYTQSYRAKMTPGCEAEAEAEAICYFIKQFIDAEHKKVLQDLLQLKTLEERVAVAVDLISKSHHSLDRRELSFAAQSFYHKLRAADQYKPKAKYHGNVTLLRAKTGGTYGDDLGADYNLSQVCDGKVSVHIIEGDHRTLLEGSGLESIISIIHSSLAEPRVSVREG, from the exons ATGGAGGAGGTGGTGATTGCCGGCATGGCCGGGAAGCTACCGGAGTCAGAGAACCTGCAGGAGTTTTGGGACAACCTCATAGGTGGTGTGGACATGATCACAGATGATGACCGACGGTGGAAGGCTG GAATCTATGGACTACCCAGGCGGTCTGGCAAGTTGAAGGACCTGTCCAAGTTCGATGCCACCTTCTTTGGGGTCCACCCAAAGCAGGCACACACAATGGACCCCCAGCTCCGCCTGCTGTTGGAAGTTGCCTATGAGGCTATTGTGGACGGAG GCATCAACCCAGCCTCACTGCGAGGAACAAACACTGGTGtctgggtgggtgtgagtggctcCGAAGCAGCAGAGGCCCTGAGTCGAGACCCCGAGACACTCTTGGGCTACAGCATGGTGGGCTGCCAGCGTGCAATGATGGCCAACCGGCTCTCCTTCTTCTTCGACTTTAAAG GGCCCAGCATTGCCCTAGACTCAGCCTGCTCCTCCAGCCTGCTAGCACTACAGAACGCCTTCCAGGCCATCCGCAGCGGGGAGTGCCCTGCTGCCATTGTGGGTGGCATCAACGTGCTGCTGAAGCCCAACACCTCTGTGCAATTCATGAAGCTGGGCATGCTTAGCCCTGAAGGTGCCTGCAAGGCCTTCGATGTGTCAG GGAACGGGTACTGCCGTGCTGAAGCAGTGGTGGCCGTCCTGCTGACCAAGAAGTCCATGGCCCAGCGGATCTATGCCACTATATTGAATGCTGGTACCAACACGGACGGCTTCAAAGAGCAAG GCGTGACCTTTCCCTCTGGAGAGGCCCAGGAAGAACTCATCCGCTCCCTGTACCAGCCAGCTGGGCTGTGTCCTGAATCCCTTGAGTACATTGAAGCCCATGGCACAGGCACCAAG GTGGGCGACCCCCAGGAAGTCAACGGTATTGTACGAGCCCTGTGCACCTCCCGCCATGACCCTTTGTTGATTGGATCCACCAAGTCCAACATGGGACACTCTGAACCTGCCTCTGGGCTCTCAGCCCTGGTGAAG GTGCTGCTGTCTTTGGAGCATGGGGTTTGGGCCCCCAACTTGCACTTTCACGACCCCAACCCCGAGATCCCAGGACTGCAGAATGGACAGCTGAAGGTGGTGGACCAGCCCCTGCCAGTCCGCGGTGGTAACGTGGCCATCaactcctttggctttggaggttcCAATGTGCACGTCATCCTTCAGCCCAACACACAGCAGCCTTCTGCACCTGCCCCCCACCACGCCCTGCCCCGACTGCTGCAGGCTTGTGGGCGCACCGAGGAGGCTGTGCAGAGCCTGCTGGAGCACGGCCGGCAGCACAGCCGGAACTTGACCTTCGTGGGCATGCTCAACAACATCTCAGCCACCTCCACCTCGACCATGCCCTTTAGGGGCTACACGGTGCTGGGTGTTGAAGGCAGCGTCCAGGAGGTGCAGCAGGTGTCTGCCAGCAAGCGCCCGCTCTGGTTCATCTGCTCAG GGATGGGTACACAGTGGTGCAGGATGGGGTTGAGCCTCATGCGCCTGGGCAGCTTCCGCGAGTCCATTTTGCGCTCTGACGACGCTGTGAAGCCACTGGGCCTGAAGGTTTCGGACTTGCTGCTGAGCACCGATGAGAACACCTTTGATGACATCGTGCATGCCTTTGTGAGCCTCACAGCTATCCAG ATTGCGCTCATAGACTTGCTGACCTCTGTGGGCCTGAAACCTGACGGCATCATCGGCCACTCCCTAGGGGAAGTGGCCTGTGGCTATGCAGATGGCTGTCTGTCCCAGAGGGAGGCTGTGCTTGCAGCTTACTGGAGAGGCCAGTGCATCAAGGAGGCCAACCTGCCACCTGGCACCATGGCGGCTGTTG GCTTGTCCTGGGAGGAGTGTAAGCAGCGCTGCCCCCCCGGCGTTGTGCCCGCCTGCCACAATTCCGAAGACACGGTGACCATCTCCGGACCTCAG GCCACAGTGAGTGAGTTCGTGGagcagctgaagcaggagggagTGTTTGCCAAAGAGGTGCGGACAGGCGGTCTAGCCTTCCACTCCTACTTCATGGAGGGCATCGCCCCCACACTGCTGAAGGCTCTCAAGAAG GTGATCGTGGAGCCGCGGCCACGCTCTTCCCGTTGGCTCAGCACCTCCATCCCTGAGGCACAGTGGCACAGCAGCCTGGCCCGCACGTCCTCGGCGGAGTACAATGTGAACAACCTGGTGAGCCCTGTGCTCTTCCAGGAAGCTCTGTGGCACATCCCTGAGCATGCCGTGGTGCTAGAGATCGCACCCCATGCACTGCTGCAG GCCGTCTTGAGGCGGGGTGTGAAGCCCAGCTGCACCATCATCCCCCTGATGAAGAAGGACCAGAAGGACAACCTGGAGTTCTTCCTCACCCACCTGGGCAAGGTGCATCTCACAGG TATTGATGTCAACCCTGATGCCTTGTTCCCGCCTGTGGAGCTCCCGGCTCCCCGAGGGACCCCCCTCATCTCCCCTCACATCAAGTGGGACCACAGCCAGACCTGGGATGTTCCAGCTGCCGGAGACTTCCCCAACGGCTCCAACTCCTCCTCTGCCACAGTGTACAACATAG ACGCCAGTCCCGAGTCTGCTGATCACTATCTGGTGGACCATTACATCGATGGGCGGGTGATCTTCCCCGCCACTGGATAcctgtgcctggtgtggaagACACTAGCCCGCAGCTTGGGCCTGTCCCCGGAGCAGATGCCCGTGGTGTTTGAGGATGTGACACTGCATCAGGCCACCATACTGCCCAAGACAG GGACAGTGCCCCTGGAAGTGCGGCTGCTGGAGGCCTCCCGTGCCTTCGAGGTTTCTGAGAATGGCAACCTGATAGTGAGTG GGAAGGTGTACCAGTGGGAGGAGCCCGATGCAAAGGTTCTGACATCAGAAGACCCGTGCTCCATCGACCCTGCGCCTGTCTCCCACCTGACCCGGGAAGACGTGTACAAGGAGCTGCGGCTGCGTGGCTACAGTTACGGTCCTCACTTCCAGGGCATCCTGGAGGCCAGCCTCGAAG GTGAATGCGGCAAGCTGCTGTGGAAGGACAACTGGGTGACCTTTCTGGATGCAATGCTACAGGTGTCCGTTCTCAGCAGCAGCCAGCGTACTCTGCGTCTACCCACCCGGGTCACTTCTATCTATATTGACCCAGTGGCCCACCTGCAGAAGGTCTACAAGCTACAGGGGGAGACTCAAG TGGTTGACGTGACAACAAACCTCGCTCTGGGCTGCACGGTGGCTGGTGGTGTCCGGATCTCACAACTCCACGTGACCGCAGTCCCACGGCGGCAGCAGGAACACCTGGTGCCCACCCTGGAGAAGTTCTCTTTCACCCCCTACATGGAGACGGGTTGCCTGTCTGAGGATGCCACCCTGCAGGAGGAGCTGCAGCTGTGCCAGG GGTTGGCAAAGGCTCTTGAGACCAAGACCCCCCAGCAGGGTCTGAAGGTGACGGTACCTGGGCTAGAGGAGCCCCGGCAGCAAGGGCTGCCTCAGCTGCTGACAGCCGCCCGCCAGCTGCAGCTCAATGGAAACCTGCAGCTCGAGCTGGGCCGGACACGGGCCCTGTTAGCCGAGGACCCCCTGGTCTGCGGCCTCCTCAACTCCCAGGCCCTCAAGGCCTGTGTGGACACAGCCCTAGAGAACCTACCCAGCCTCAAGATGAAGGTGGGGGAG GTGCTGGCTGCTGAGGGTCACCTGTATTCCCGCATCCCTGCTCTGCTCAACACCCAGCCCATGCTGCAGCTCGACTACACGGCCACCGACCGCAGCCCCCAGGTCCTGGAGGGCGTCCAGGCCAAACTGCAGCAGCACCATGTCACCCAGGGCCAGTGGGACCCTGTCGACCCTGCCCCTGGCAACCTGGGCGTGTTTGACCTCCTGGTGTGTAACTGTGCAGTGGCAGCCCTGGGTGATGCAGCCCTGGCCCTGGGCAACATGGCAGCTGCCCTCAAAGAGGGAGGCTTCCTGCTGTTGCACACAGTGCTCAAAGGGCACACCCTTGGAGAGACCTTGGCCTGCCTCCCCTCAGAGCTGCAGCCCGGACCCAGCCTCCTGAGCCAG GAAGAGTGGGAGAGCCTGTTCTCGAGAGCGGCACTGCACCTGGTGGGCCTGAAGAAGTCATTCTACGGCTCTGCGCTCTTTCTGTGTCGTCGGGCCGTCCCACAGGACAGCCCCATCTTCTTCCCTGTGGAGGACACCAGCTTCCAGTGGGTGGACTCTCTGAAG AACGTTCTGGCTTCGTCATCTTCCCGGCCTGTGTGGCTGACAGCCACAGACTGCCCCACTTCTGGTGTGGTGGGCTTGGTGACCTGTCTCCGCAGAGAGCCTGGTGGGCAGCGGATTCG ATGCATCCTGCTGTCCAACCTCAGCAGTGGCTCTCCCATCCCCAAGATGGACCCTGGCTCTGCAGAGCTGCAGAAGGTGCTGCAGGGGGATCTCGTGATGAACGTGTACCGGGACGGGGCCTGGGGGGCCTTCCGCCATTTCCCGCTGGAGCAGG ACAAGCCCGAGGAGCAGACAGCACATGCCTTCGTAAGTGTCCTCACCCGAGGGGACCTTGCCTCCATCCGTTGGGTCTGCTCTCCCCTGAGACACGCACAGCCCAGCAGCCCTGAAATGCAGCTCTGCTCTGTCTACTATGCTTCACTCAACTTCAAAGACATCATGCTTGCCACGGGCAAGCTGCCCCCTGAGGACATCCCAG GGAAACGGGCTGTCCAGGACTGCACGCTTGGCATGGAGTTCTCAGGCCGAGACAGCAGAGGCCAGCGTGTGATGGGTTTGGTGCCTGCGGAAGGCCTAGCCACCTCGGTTATGGTGACATCAGACTTCCTCTGGGACGTGCCTTCCAACTG GACCCTGGAGGAGGCAGCCTCTGTACCTGTTGTCTACACCACTGCCTACTATGCCCTACTAGTGCGTGGGCGTATGCGGCGTGGGGAATCTGTGCTCATCCACTCAGGCTCAGGTGGCGTGGGTCAGGCTGCCATCACCATCGCCCTCAGCCTGGGCTGCCGTGTCTTCACCACCGTGG GCTCGGCTGAGAAGCGGGCATACCTCCAGGCCAGGTTCCCCCAACTAGATGACACCAGCTTTGCAAACTCACGGGACACATCGTTCGAGCAGCATGTGCTGCGGCACACGGGTGGCAAGG GTGTCAACCTGGTCCTCAACTCTCTGGCGGAAGAGAAGCTCCAAGCCAGTGTGAGGTGTCTAGCGCAGCACGGCCGCTTCCTGGAGATAGGCAAATTTGATCTTTCCAATAACCACCCACTGG GCATGGGCATCTTTCTGAAGAACGTCACCTTCCATGGCATCCTACTGGATACTCTCTTTAAGCATGGCGACGCTGACTGGCAGGAGGTGTCGGCATTGCTGAAAGCTGGCATCCGTGAGGGCGTCGTGCAGCCCCTCAAGTGCACTGTGTTCCCCAAGGCCCAGGTGGAGGACGCCTTCCGCTACATGGCCCAGGGAAAGCACATTGGCAAAGTCCTTGTGCAG GTGTGTGAGGAGGAGCCAGAGGCTGTGGTGTCTGGGGTTCAGCCTACCCTGATGTCTGCCATCTCCAAGACCTTCTGCCCTGCTCACAAAAGCTACATCATCACTGGTGGTCTGGGTGGTTTTGGCCTTGAGCTGGCCCAGTGGCTCGTGTGGCGGGGGGCCCGGAAGCTCGTGTTGACCTCCCGCTCTGGAATCCGCACAG GCTACCAGGCCAAGCAGGTCCGAGAGTGGAGGCGCCAGGGTGTGCACGTGCTGGTTTCCACCAGCAATGTCAGCTCTCTGGAGGGAGCCCGCGCCCTCATTGCCGAGGCCACACAGCTTGGGCCTGTGGGAGGAGTCTTCAACCTGGCCATG GTCTTGAGAGACGCCATGATGGAGAACCAGACCCCAGAGTCCTTCCAGGATGTCAACAAGCCCAAATACCGTGGCACCCTGAACCTGGACAG GGTGACCCGCGAAGCCTGCCCTGAGCTGGACTATTTTGTGGCCTTCTCCTCTGTGAGCTGTGGGCGCGGTAACGCCGGTCAGACCAACTACGGCTTCGCCAACTCCACCATGGAGCGCATATGCGAGCAGCGCCGGCACGATGGCCTCCCAG GCCTCGCCGTGCAGTGGGGAGCCATCGGTGATGTGGGCATCATCCTGGAGGCAATGGGCACCAATGACACAGTCATCGGCGGCACGCTGCCACAACGCATTGCTTCCTGCTTGGAGGTGCTGGACCTCTTCCTGAACCAGCCCCATGCCGTCCTGAGCAGCTTTGTGCTGGCCGAGAAGAAGGCAGTGGCCCACCATGATGGGGAAGGCCAGCGGGACCTAGTGAAAGCCGTGGCACACATTCTGG GCATCCGTGACCTGACAGGTGTCAACCTGGACAGCTCCTTGGCAGACCTGGGCCTGGACTCGCTCATGGGTGTGGAGGTGCGCCAGACCCTGGAGCGGGAGCACGACCTAGTGCTGCCCATGCGCGAGGTGCGGCAGCTCACACTGCGGAAGCTGCAGGAGCTGTCCTCCAGAACCAGCCCGGCTGGTG AGCCGACGGCCCCCAGCTCCAAGGGGAACCACCTAGCCCCGAAGGAGGCCCTGCTGAACCTGAGCACCCTGTTGGTGAACCCTGAGGGCCCCACCCTGACAAAGCTCAATACGGTGCAGAGCTCTGAGCGCCCTCTGTTCTTGGTGCACCCCATTGAGGGCTCCACCACTGTGTTCCTCAGCCTGGCTTCCAAGCTCAGTGTGCCCACCTATGGCTTGCAGTGCACCCGAG CGGCACCGCTGGACAGCATCCCAAGCCTGGCCGCCTATTACATCGACTGCATCAAGCAAGTGCAGCCCGAGGGTCCCTACCGCCTGGCCGGCTACTCCTATGGGGCCTGTGTGGCCTTTGAGATGTGCTCCCAGTTGCAGGCCCAGCAGGGCCTTGCCCCCGCCCACAACAGCCTCTTCCTGTTTGACGGCTCTCACACCTATGTGGTGGCCTACACCCAG AGCTATCGAGCAAAGATGACCCCAGGATGTGAGGCCGAGGCCGAGGCCGAAGCCATCTGCTACTTCATCAAGCAGTTCATTGATGCAGAGCACAAGAAG GTGCTGCAGGACCTCCTGCAGCTCAAGACCCTGGAGGAACGTGTGGCTGTTGCCGTTGATCTCATCTCCAAGAGCCACCACAGCCTGGACCGCCGTGAGCTGAGCTTTGCAGCCCAGTCCTTCTACCACAAGCTGCGGGCGGCTGACCAGTATAAGCCCAAGGCCAAGTACCATGGCAACGTGACACTGCTTCGTGCCAAGACAGGTGGCACCTATGGCGATGACCTAGGTGCTGACTACAACCTCTCCCAGGTGTGCGATGGGAAGGTGTCTGTGCACATCATTGAGGGTGATCACCGCACCCTGTTGGAGGGCAGTGGCCTAGAGTCCATCATTAGTATCATTCACAGCTCCCTAGCTGAACCCCGAGTGAGTGTGCGGGAGGGCTAG